One Delphinus delphis chromosome 3, mDelDel1.2, whole genome shotgun sequence genomic region harbors:
- the LOC132423211 gene encoding protocadherin alpha-3-like, with translation MVFFWREGQGVWRLLLSVLHLLFWEAGSGQVHYSVSEEAKHGTFVGRIAQDLGLELAELVPRLFRLASKGRGDLLEVNLQNGILFVNSRIDREELCGRSVECSIHLEVIVDRPLQVFHVEVEVKDINDNQPVFPKAVKNLFIYESRPPGSRIPLEGASDADIGANSLLTYTLNSNEYFTLDVKRNYVEIKSLGLVLKKLLDREVTPEHHLLITAVDGGKPVLTGTIQLKITVVDVNDNAPEFESTIYKVRLFENAPNGTLVVTVNASDLDEGINKDIVYSFNTDMSADTLSKFHIDPVNGYISVKGNIDFEFTKLYEIQVEATDKGNPPMADHCTVVVEILDTNDNVPELVVKSLSLPVLEDAPLGTVIALISVSDGDSGANGQVTCTLTHHVPFKLVSTFKNYYSLVLDSALDRESMANYEVVVTARDGGSPSLSTTASVSVEVADVNDNAPAFAQPEYTVFVKENNPPGCHIFTVSARDADAQENALVSYSLVERRVGERALSSYVSVHAESGKVYALQPLDHEELELLQFQVSARDAGVPPLGSNVTLQVFVLDENDNAPAVLLPGPGGGADALSQLVARSVGAGHVVAKVRAVDADSGYNAWLSYELQPAVGGARSPFRVGLYTGEISTTRALDEADAPRHRLLVLVKDHGEPALTATATVLLSLEDSGQAPKASSRASSGAASADTVLVDVNVYLIIAICAVSSLFVLTLLLYTALRCSAPSSEGACGPGKPTLVCSSAVGSWSYSQQRRQRVCSGEGPPKADLMAFSPCLPPGPISGDREEQTDVKVDLPAKVSNF, from the coding sequence ATGGTATTTTTCTGGAGAGAAGGTCAGGGAGTCTGGCGACTACTGCTTTCGGTTCTGCACCTCCTATTCTGGGAGGCAGGGAGCGGCCAGGTCCATTACTCTGTCTCCGAGGAAGCCAAACACGGCACCTTCGTGGGCCGCATCGCCCAGGACCTGGGGCTGGAGCTGGCGGAGCTGGTGCCGCGCCTGTTCCGGCTGGCGTCCAAAGGCCGCGGGGACCTTCTGGAGGTAAATCTGCAGAATGGCATTTTGTTTGTGAATTCTCGGATCGACCGGGAGGAGCTGTGCGGGCGGAGCGTGGAGTGCAGCATCCACCTGGAGGTGATCGTGGACCGGCCGCTGCAGGTGTTCCAtgtggaggtggaggtgaaggACATTAACGACAACCAGCCGGTTTTTCCAAAGGCagtaaaaaatttgtttatttatgaatCCCGGCCGCCTGGTTCTCGGATTCCGCTAGAGGGCGCATCAGATGCGGATATCGGAGCTAATTCGCTATTGACCTACACTCTTAACTCCAATGAATATTTTACCTTggatgttaaaagaaattatgtGGAAATTAAATCCCTTGGACTTGTGCTGAAAAAACTTTTAGATCGAGAGGTCACTCCTGAGCATCACTTACTTATAACAGCAGTTGATGGTGGGAAACCAGTACTCACTGGTACTATTCAACTGAAGATCACCGTTGTAGATGTAAACGACAATGCCCCAGAGTTTGAGAGCACGATCTACAAAGTCAGATTATTTGAAAATGCACCAAACGGTACCCTAGTAGTGACTGTTAACGCCTCTGATTTGGATGAAGGGATAAATAAGGACATTGTGTATTCTTTCAATACAGACATGTCAGCAGATACTTTGTCGAAATTCCACATAGACCCTGTTAATGGATACATCAGTGTAAAGGGTAACATAGATTTCGAGTTCACTAAGTTATATGAAATCCAGGTAGAAGCAACAGATAAAGGAAATCCCCCAATGGCAGATCACTGCACGGTTGTAGTGGAAATTTTGGACACCAACGATAATGTACCTGAGTTGGTTGTCAAATCACTCTCTTTACCTGTATTAGAAGATGCTCCACTAGGAACGGTAATCGCTCTGATCAGTGTTTCCGACGGCGATTCCGGTGCCAACGGGCAGGTGACCTGCACCCTGACTCATCATGTACCCTTCAAGCTGGTGTCCACCTTCAAGAATTACTATTCGCTGGTGCTGGACAGCGCCTTGGATCGCGAGAGTATGGCCAACTATGAGGTGGTGGTGACCGCGAGGGACGGGGGCTCGCCTTCCCTGTCGACAACGGCCAGCGTGTCCGTGGAGGTGGCCGACGTCAACGACAACGCGCCCGCGTTCGCGCAGCCCGAGTACACGGTGTTCGTGAAGGAGAACAACCCGCCCGGCTGCCACATCTTCACGGTGTCGGCGCGGGACGCGGACGCTCAGGAGAACGCGCTGGTGTCCTACTCGCTGGTGGAGCGGCGGGTGGGCGAGCGAGCGCTGTCGAGCTACGTGTCGGTGCACGCGGAGAGCGGCAAGGTGTACGCGCTGCAGCCGCTGGACCACGAGGAGCTGGAGCTGCTGCAGTTCCAGGTGAGCGCGCGCGACGCGGGCGTGCCGCCTCTGGGCAGCAACGTGACGCTGCAGGTGTTCGTGCTGGACGAGAACGACAACGCGCCCGCGGTGCTGCTGCCCGGGCCGGGCGGCGGGGCGGACGCGCTGAGCCAGCTGGTGGCGCGGTCGGTGGGCGCGGGCCACGTGGTGGCGAAGGTGCGCGCGGTGGACGCGGACTCGGGCTACAACGCGTGGCTGTCGTACGAGCTGCAGCCGGCGGTGGGTGGCGCGCGCAGCCCGTTCCGCGTGGGGCTGTACACAGGCGAGATCAGCACGACGCGCGCCCTGGACGAGGCGGACGCACCGCGCCATCGCCTGCTGGTGCTGGTGAAGGACCACGGCGAGCCGGCGCTGACGGCCACGGCCACCGTGCTGCTGTCGCTGGAGGACAGCGGTCAGGCGCCCAAGGCCTCTTCGCGGGCGTCGTCCGGCGCCGCGAGTGCGGATACGGTGTTAGTGGATGTGAACGTGTACCTGATCATCGCCATCTGCGCGGTGTCCAGCCTGTTTGTGCTCACGCTGCTGCTGTACACGGCGCTGCGGTGCTCGGCGCCGTCCAGCGAGGGCGCGTGCGGGCCCGGGAAGCCCACGCTGGTGTGCTCCAGCGCGGTGGGGAGCTGGTCTTACTCGCAGCAGAGGCGGCAGAGGGTGTGCTCTGGGGAGGGGCCGCCCAAGGCAGACCTCATGGCCTTCAGCCCCTGTCTTCCACCAGGCCCCATTAGTGGGGATAGAGAAGAGCAGACGGATGTGAAGGTTGATCTTCCTGCTAAGgtgagtaacttttaa
- the LOC132421613 gene encoding LOW QUALITY PROTEIN: protocadherin alpha-5-like (The sequence of the model RefSeq protein was modified relative to this genomic sequence to represent the inferred CDS: inserted 3 bases in 3 codons; substituted 2 bases at 2 genomic stop codons), whose amino-acid sequence MVYSQRRGAGSRRLLLSLLLLAAWEAGSGQVHXSVPEEAKQGIFVGHIAQDLGLELAELVPRLFRVASKGRRDLLEVNLQSGILFVNSQIDREELCGRSLECSIHLEVIVDRPLQVFHGEVEVKDINDNPRRFLRQKQTLKKKKKRIADSRFPLEGASDMDIERNAELRYKLQANEYFDLDVKTNEEETNFLELVLNKPVGREETQEHRLLLIAIDGRKPELTGRVQSLINVLDANDDASEFDKSIYNVRILENAPNGILVIKLNASDAGEGINKEIVYLFSNLVLDNVTSKFAINLIVGKXQFRERKLDYEDCNLYEINIDAVDKSPFPLTXHCKVIVKILDENDNSPEMVITSLSLPVQEDAPLGTVIALISLSDHDSGADGQVTCTLMPHVPFKLVCTFKNYYSLVLHSALDRETVANYEVVVTARDGGSPSLSATASVSVEVADMNDNAPAFAHPEYTVFVRENNPPGCHIFTVSARDADAQENALVSYSLVERRVGERALSSYVSVHAESGKVYALQPLDHEELELLQFQVSARDAGVPPLGSNVTLQVFVLDENDNAPALLLSGPGGGAGAXELVARSVGAGHVVAKVRAVDADSGYNAWLSYELQPAVGGARSPFRVGLYTGEISTTRALDEADASRHRLLVLVKDHGEPALTATATVLLSLEDSGQAPKASSRASTGXAGAEAALVDVNVYLIIAICVVSSLLMLTPLLYTALRCSAPPSEGACGPGKPTLVCPSAVGSWSYSQQRRQRVCSGEGPPKEDLMAFSPSLPQGPISTDTPMLSHFADTS is encoded by the exons ATGGTATATTCCCAGAGAAGAGGTGCGGGATCCCGGCGCCTGCTGCTCTCGCTTCTGCTCCTCGCAGCCTGGGAGGCGGGCAGTGGCCAGGTGCACTAGTCGGTCCCTGAGGAGGCCAAACAAGGCATCTTCGTGGGCCACATCGCCCAGGACTTGGGGCTGGAGCTGGCGGAGCTGGTGCCGCGTCTGTTCCGGGTGGCATCCAAAGGCCGTAGGGACCTTCTGGAGGTAAATCTGCAGAGTGGTATTTTGTTTGTGAATTCTCAGATCGATCGGGAAGAGCTGTGCGGGCGGAGCTTGGAGTGCAGCATCCACCTGGAGGTGATCGTGGACCGGCCGCTGCAGGTGTTCCATGGGGAGGTGGAGGTGAAGGACATTAATGACAACCCCCGAAGGTTCTTGCGACAAAAACAAACACT aaaaaaaaaaaaaaaaagaatagcggATTCTAGGTTTCCGCTAGAGGGCGCATCTGATATGGATATCGAAAGAAACGCAGAACTGAGATACAAGTTACAAGCTAATGAATATTTTGACTTGGATgttaaaacaaatgaagaggaaacaaacTTTTTAGAGCTAGTTTTGAATAAACCAGTAGGTAGGGAAGAAACGCAAGAACATCGTTTATTGCTGATTGCAATTGATGGAAGAAAACCTGAACTAACAGGTAGAGTTCAGTCATTGATCAATGTATTGGATGCGAATGATGATGCCTCGGAATTTGATAAATCAATTTATAATGTCAGAATACTGGAAAATGCACCGAACGGGATATTAGTTATTAAACTGAATGCCTCAGATGCAGGTGAGGGCATTAATAAGGAAATAGTGTACCTCTTTAGTAATCTTGTTCTTGACAACGTAACATCTAAATTTGCGATCAATCTAATAGTGGGGAAATAACAGTTCAGGGAAAGAAAACTGGATTATGAAGACTgtaatttatatgaaattaatATTGATGCCGTTGATAAAAGTCCATTCCCATTAA GACACTGCAAAGTAATAGTGAAAATCCTGGATGAGAATGATAATAGCCCAGAGATGGTCATAACCTCCTTATCTCTGCCTGTGCAAGAGGACGCCCCACTGGGCACTGTCATCGCCCTGATCAGTCTGTCAGACCACGACTCCGGTGCCGATGGGCAGGTGACTTGCACCCTGATGCCTCATGTCCCCTTCAAGCTGGTGTGCACCTTCAAGAATTACTATTCATTGGTTCTACATAGCGCCTTGGATCGCGAGACTGTGGCCAACTATGAGGTGGTGGTGACCGCGAGGGACGGGGGCTCGCCTTCCCTGTCGGCCACAGCCAGCGTGTCCGTGGAGGTGGCCGACATGAACGACAACGCGCCCGCGTTCGCGCACCCCGAGTACACGGTGTTCGTGAGGGAGAACAACCCGCCCGGCTGCCACATCTTCACGGTGTCGGCGCGGGACGCGGACGCTCAGGAGAACGCGCTGGTGTCCTACTCGCTGGTGGAGCGGAGGGTGGGCGAGCGAGCGCTGTCGAGCTACGTGTCGGTGCACGCGGAGAGCGGCAAGGTGTATGCGCTGCAGCCGCTGGACCACGAGGAGCTGGAGCTGCTGCAGTTCCAGGTGAGCGCGCGCGACGCGGGCGTGCCACCTCTGGGCAGCAACGTGACGCTGCAGGTGTTTGTGCTGGACGAGAACGACAACGCGCCCGCGTTGCTGCTATCCGGGCCgggcggcggggcgggcg CTGAGCTGGTGGCTCGGTCGGTGGGCGCGGGCCACGTGGTGGCGAAGGTGCGCGCGGTGGACGCGGACTCGGGCTACAACGCGTGGCTGTCGTACGAGCTGCAGCCGGCGGTGGGTGGCGCGCGCAGCCCGTTCCGCGTGGGGCTGTACACGGGCGAGATCAGCACGACTCGCGCCCTGGACGAGGCGGACGCGTCGCGCCATCGCCTGCTAGTGCTGGTGAAGGACCACGGCGAGCCGGCGCTGACGGCCACGGCCACCGTGCTGCTGTCGCTGGAGGACAGCGGCCAGGCGCCCAAGGCCTCTTCGCGGGCGTCGACGG CCGCTGGCGCGGAGGCCGCTCTGGTGGATGTGAACGTGTACCTGATCATCGCCATCTGCGTGGTGTCCAGCCTGTTGATGCTCACGCCGCTGCTGTACACGGCGCTGCGGTGCTCGGCGCCGCCCAGCGAGGGCGCGTGCGGGCCCGGGAAgcccacgctggtgtgccccagCGCGGTGGGGAGCTGGTCTTACTCGCAGCAGAGGCGGCAGAGGGTGTGCTCTGGGGAAGGGCCGCCCAAGGAAGATCTCATGGCCTTCAGCCCCAGCCTGCCTCAGGGTCCCATTTCTACGGACACC cCCATGttgtcccattttgcagatacgTCATAA